A genomic stretch from Bifidobacterium sp. ESL0769 includes:
- a CDS encoding LysR family transcriptional regulator, with amino-acid sequence MTLLQLKYIVKIVECGSMNEASHELYVSQPALSSSVKELEHEMGIEIFTRSSQGIALTVDGAEFLTYARQVLDQAELMEERYKHAKPRKQLCSVSTQHYMFAVEAFVEMINSIESDEYEFTIRETRTRDIIDQVANMLSEIGILYLSDFNKDVIGKLLRSKHLEFHPLFRAPLHVFISRNNPLATKKKVTMDDLKPYPFIQYEQGEEGSFYFAEEAVWPKDSPKLITVTDRATILNFIIGLNGYTVCTGIDNGDLNNEKIVTVPLDTDETMLLGWITNERANLSNAAESYLEKLKSVIASHGYTLIND; translated from the coding sequence ATGACACTGCTGCAGCTGAAATATATCGTCAAGATCGTGGAGTGCGGCTCGATGAACGAGGCCTCGCACGAGCTGTACGTCTCTCAGCCCGCGCTAAGTTCTTCGGTCAAGGAACTTGAGCACGAGATGGGCATCGAGATCTTCACCCGTTCTTCGCAAGGCATCGCGCTGACCGTCGATGGCGCCGAATTCCTCACCTATGCTCGCCAAGTACTTGATCAGGCCGAGCTGATGGAGGAACGCTACAAGCACGCCAAGCCGCGCAAGCAGCTGTGCAGCGTCTCTACCCAGCACTATATGTTCGCCGTAGAAGCCTTTGTGGAAATGATTAATTCCATCGAATCCGACGAATACGAATTCACCATTCGTGAGACCCGCACGCGTGACATCATCGACCAGGTCGCCAACATGCTTTCCGAAATCGGCATCCTTTACCTCTCCGATTTCAACAAGGACGTCATCGGTAAGCTGCTGCGAAGCAAGCACCTCGAGTTCCATCCTCTCTTTCGCGCCCCGCTGCACGTATTCATCTCGCGCAACAACCCGCTCGCGACGAAGAAGAAAGTCACGATGGACGACCTCAAACCCTATCCGTTCATTCAGTACGAACAGGGCGAGGAAGGCAGCTTCTACTTCGCCGAGGAAGCCGTCTGGCCCAAGGACTCCCCCAAGCTCATCACCGTCACCGACCGCGCGACGATTCTGAACTTCATCATCGGACTCAACGGCTACACGGTGTGCACCGGCATCGACAACGGCGACCTCAACAACGAAAAGATCGTCACTGTTCCGCTCGACACCGACGAGACCATGCTGCTTGGCTGGATCACCAACGAGCGCGCCAACCTTTCCAACGCCGCCGAAAGCTATCTGGAGAAGCTCAAGTCAGTCATCGCCAGCCACGGCTACACATTAATCAACGATTGA
- a CDS encoding HAD family phosphatase encodes MMNNVDDNDVANRNGEIHDVMFDFCGVLVELNYRPCLLGHFPQKFVDTLCADEDDTYGFFAAEARMDAGDDFADVIKDYRKQYGDDLAKAFTYYIEHYDDALPKMIDGMEALLTDLREAGYGVWGLTNWSHETFHLAFEKFPQLERLLQDTVVSGVEKMHKPNADIFNLALSRFGLDAAQTVFFDDTQANVDGAKAVGIQGIHFNDASDARKELRRLGVKI; translated from the coding sequence ATGATGAATAACGTTGATGACAATGACGTTGCCAACCGGAACGGCGAAATCCACGATGTCATGTTCGACTTCTGCGGCGTGCTCGTCGAGCTGAACTATCGGCCGTGCCTTCTGGGCCATTTCCCGCAGAAATTCGTTGACACCCTGTGCGCGGACGAAGATGACACCTACGGGTTCTTCGCCGCCGAGGCTCGTATGGATGCGGGCGACGATTTCGCTGATGTCATCAAGGATTATCGGAAACAATACGGCGATGATTTGGCCAAAGCGTTCACCTATTACATCGAGCACTATGACGATGCCCTGCCGAAAATGATCGACGGAATGGAAGCGCTGCTGACGGATCTACGTGAGGCCGGTTATGGTGTCTGGGGGCTGACCAATTGGTCGCACGAAACGTTCCATCTGGCCTTCGAAAAGTTCCCGCAGTTGGAACGTCTGTTGCAGGATACAGTGGTTTCGGGCGTCGAAAAGATGCACAAGCCGAACGCCGATATCTTCAACCTTGCCTTGAGCCGCTTCGGCCTTGACGCCGCGCAAACGGTGTTCTTCGATGATACGCAAGCCAATGTCGATGGCGCCAAAGCCGTTGGTATCCAAGGTATACATTTCAACGACGCTTCGGATGCGAGGAAAGAGCTGCGGCGTCTGGGCGTAAAAATCTGA
- a CDS encoding bifunctional ADP-dependent NAD(P)H-hydrate dehydratase/NAD(P)H-hydrate epimerase, translating to MMDEVTMTELMRKSLLQRRAYSIETVRGMERPLLDQGVPLMRMAASAAARVTAELLDEHDIDIVDSKVVLLAGAGDNGGDGLFAAAQLARAGAQVTAIAVGKSLHLQGLLAFTRSGGRLLIVNPEADIPGVASGFSAGEAGERLQAAIELTQQADVILDAMTGIGVKGALRGPAATMANILHPTNDDGTEMEKPNSVVGTEQEQKPLVVAIDTPSGVGVNDGTLPGSYIPADVTVMFGAMKPCAMLPPASFACGRTILVDFGFDITYAYPVVSSIDETAGNMIRLPKPSDSKYSRGVVGLITGSAKYPGAAVLSSGAAARSNIGMVRYMGPVNASDMVLRNAPEIVLGKGRVQAWAVGSGVPTAEAMNDTSNENSGKHSPKGQDSQREAIAALLKHYALSNETDSAISDETEIPVHDLDKGKTPDVSEQTGTVRNNADSSIDYEREPWSMPPICVDAGALDLLPERVPAHVVITPHAGELAALLRRCGEDVDTPDITAEPWRWAKRAHELTGATVLLKGAVTIVVGDSNVAGLPAGTEAGTENGDGTRKMTVTCISGSGPAWLATAGAGDVLAGVMAGMLAQQGEEALQRDPSLDVMTAAGASYIHGYAASLAAESDQHGWEPPEVFDADGTITPEGKPGHPIVATDVIAALPQTFEELLQN from the coding sequence ATGGAACGTCCGTTGCTTGATCAAGGCGTGCCGCTGATGCGCATGGCCGCCTCCGCCGCCGCAAGGGTGACCGCCGAATTGCTTGACGAGCATGATATCGATATCGTCGACTCCAAAGTCGTGCTGTTGGCCGGTGCCGGAGACAATGGCGGAGACGGGCTTTTCGCCGCTGCTCAATTGGCTCGCGCCGGTGCCCAGGTTACGGCCATTGCCGTCGGCAAATCCCTGCATTTGCAAGGTCTGCTGGCCTTCACCCGCAGCGGCGGACGGTTGCTGATCGTCAATCCGGAAGCCGACATCCCCGGCGTTGCGTCCGGTTTCAGCGCAGGCGAGGCCGGAGAACGCCTACAAGCGGCAATCGAATTGACGCAACAGGCCGACGTGATTCTTGACGCGATGACTGGTATCGGCGTGAAAGGCGCCCTGCGCGGACCTGCTGCAACGATGGCGAATATCCTTCATCCCACCAACGATGATGGGACGGAAATGGAGAAGCCGAATTCCGTTGTCGGCACCGAACAAGAGCAGAAGCCGCTTGTGGTCGCCATCGATACGCCTTCCGGTGTCGGCGTGAACGACGGCACGTTGCCCGGCAGCTATATTCCAGCCGACGTTACGGTGATGTTCGGCGCGATGAAGCCTTGCGCGATGCTGCCTCCGGCAAGTTTCGCCTGCGGACGTACGATTTTGGTCGATTTCGGTTTCGACATCACATACGCCTATCCCGTCGTTTCTTCAATCGATGAGACGGCTGGAAATATGATACGACTCCCGAAACCATCCGATTCGAAATATTCCCGCGGCGTTGTCGGACTGATTACCGGATCGGCAAAATATCCCGGTGCTGCCGTACTGAGTTCCGGTGCGGCCGCCCGTTCCAATATCGGCATGGTACGTTATATGGGACCGGTGAACGCGTCCGATATGGTATTGCGTAACGCTCCCGAAATTGTTCTCGGCAAAGGGCGCGTTCAAGCTTGGGCCGTCGGTTCTGGTGTTCCTACAGCGGAAGCCATGAACGATACCAGCAATGAGAATTCCGGCAAACATAGCCCGAAAGGCCAAGATAGCCAGCGAGAAGCCATTGCGGCGCTGCTCAAACACTATGCATTGTCGAACGAGACAGATTCCGCAATCAGCGACGAAACCGAGATCCCGGTCCATGATCTGGATAAGGGAAAAACCCCGGACGTTTCCGAACAAACCGGGACCGTCCGGAACAATGCCGATTCAAGCATCGATTACGAGCGCGAACCTTGGTCCATGCCGCCGATCTGCGTCGATGCGGGCGCGCTTGATCTGCTGCCGGAACGCGTGCCGGCCCATGTCGTCATCACGCCGCATGCCGGTGAGCTTGCGGCGTTGCTGCGCCGCTGCGGCGAAGACGTTGACACGCCAGATATCACTGCCGAACCCTGGCGTTGGGCCAAGCGGGCGCACGAACTGACTGGTGCGACCGTGTTGCTCAAAGGCGCGGTGACCATCGTCGTAGGCGATTCAAATGTGGCTGGTCTACCTGCCGGAACCGAAGCAGGAACCGAAAACGGCGATGGCACACGCAAGATGACCGTAACCTGTATTTCCGGCAGCGGACCGGCATGGTTGGCAACCGCCGGAGCCGGAGACGTGTTGGCCGGAGTAATGGCCGGAATGCTGGCACAACAAGGTGAGGAGGCATTGCAACGCGACCCGAGCCTCGACGTTATGACCGCAGCCGGTGCAAGCTATATCCACGGTTACGCCGCCAGCCTTGCCGCCGAGTCCGACCAGCACGGCTGGGAGCCGCCCGAGGTTTTCGATGCGGATGGCACCATCACGCCGGAAGGCAAACCTGGACATCCGATTGTGGCGACTGATGTGATTGCAGCACTGCCTCAGACATTTGAGGAATTGCTGCAGAACTAG